The Gossypium hirsutum isolate 1008001.06 chromosome D03, Gossypium_hirsutum_v2.1, whole genome shotgun sequence genomic interval AATAGATTGTTAATAATACAAAATGATATAAATATGTAGCAAATAAAAGGTTCTCGAATCATATAATTACAAACCAGAAATTCTGAACTACTCGTCGAAGGCTTTAGATTTTCCTTTCCCGCTCGACGAATCCGAGTCGACATTAGCTGTAAATTAACATAAACATACAACATTATTCAATTTATAccaattttgcaatttattcaatttagttcttaaaatcaggactaacataactttcaatttaaaaatccaaattgaaatttgatttcacTATGGCCCATTAGGAACCCCTTGTTtattatttctacattcaattttacattttattcagttTAGCCCCTATTACACGAAAATATCAATtagatttataatttagtcatttttcacatctaagtttaaaatctatcaatttaatacctaaaacttcaagaactcaaaaatgaaaactttcacaacttcaaaattttacaaattggtacatgagctagtaaaatcaagctttaatgacctcaaaaacataaaaattacaagaaaataactaaattgcaCTTACGAATTCTTGGTCAAAAGCTTCAAGCTCTAacctaggtttttttttctttcttaatttcagTGTTtggggaagaagaagaagttcTTCTTTTCCCCCACTAactctaatatatatacatataaatagtTTTAAGGCATAATTACATAAAGTACCCTTAACATTTTTGGGTTTTTGGGTTTGAACcctttaactctttttttttattgacaCCCTTAAcgttataattttttcaaaaatcagccTAATTTTAACAATAAACGTGAGTTGACAGTCAGTCAAAAGGTAGGTCAACGGAGTAGcctatgtggcatgccacataaaCATGATGTCATAGATGACatcatcaaaacaattttttttcatttttttcgatcttttttttcttctctctttctctcttccccTCTAACTACTATTAcaataaaaaaacacacacaaCCATTTTCATCAAAACCTACACCTGTATTTCACTCTATACAAATCAAATTAATATTCATGATTTTGAATAACAGCTAAATCTAATTAATCAAAAAGAAACACAAATAAAAAGGTAATCAAAGTTTCAAAGAGCATCtgaatctattttaaaaaaatacaaatcaaaTCACCATTCAAGGTTAAAAATAACAATGGTGTAACTGTCACGACTACTATTCTGCAGTAGCAGCACAACCAATAACCACTAAAGACCTCAATAGCAACGTGaaaaaatttcacatcaataacaacgAGTTGATACCGTAAATAGCAGATTAAGGGAAAATAGAAGCAATTACGGTTTACCATTTCCACTAAGTAGatagctttaaaaaaaattctcccTCTTAACAAATAGTGCACGAGATAAGACAAAGTAACAAGCAGTAGGATCTAAAATCGAAAATTGAATATAACGAATGACGTAGAGGCAAAGACAAATTTCATGATTGAAGTAGAATCTTCaagttaggtttagggtttaaaaaaattaccttaTTTAATCCCTAACCTGTCGAAAACTTGGAAGGCAGAAGACAACCTGCGACAGGCACTAGAGGAAGAGTGAAGGGGTAAGCAATAGGAGCAAAAGCTTAAAATCAAATATAGCAAAGATCAGATAACACAAACCTAACCGTAACTCAAAATCTCATGACTtaagaaggaaaaaaaacttcaggtttagggtttaaaaaaatactttattcAATTCCTAGGGGTGCTGATAAGTTGAACGAAATTGGTTCAGGGACTGGAGGAGATGCAGAGGGAGAGGAAGGAGAGAAAGTCGAGGCTGGGACAAAGCGGCAGTGAGAGGCGTACTTGGGGAAGAGTGAAATGCAGGAGTGGGTTTTGATGAAAATGGTGGTAGgtgttttttttattgtaacAACAGTTTTAggggaagagagaaagagagaagaacaAAGAACAtcgaaaaaaaagaattttttttgttttggtgatATCATCAATGACATTGTACTTATGTAGCATGCCATATAGGCTACTTCATTGACCTGTCGTTTGACTGAGAGTCAACTCACATTTACCATTAAaattaagttgatttttaaaaacaTCATAAGGTTGAGGGTATTTTATGCAATTATGCTTAGTTTTaattaaacatgttttaaattaattaaatcttaatttaattaagcTAATGACATTGTTAATCCAACCGTCCACTATCAAATTTTTGACATGTTCCAATTGTTGTTTTAGAACTTAGGTTAATTGTAATTTAAGTCCtcgaattattttttaattaaaaacctatagcaattggacttttataatttagtccttgggCCCTAATTAAACGTAATTTCGGCTAAATcacttatccaaaatttaatttacCTATCtaataactttgtaaatatttttatttaatatttacgggctcAGTTTACAAAAAAGGGTCCCAAAACCGTATTTTTTGATACCATTAAAAATTGAGTCGTTACAACGTAGGTGAAGATCGTTTTGAAGCTTTAGGGTGAAGATCATCTCCAACTTATCTCATCACAAAATCAAGCCTTGAAGAGagtatgaatttaaattttttggacTTAAGTCTTTGGCATATACTTAGGGATATGTTGGAAAAGTTTTGGTTGATTTCAATGAAAGCTTTGGtgcttttgattcattttgtaaatctTGTAAATTGGTTTTGTATGATTTGGAATTGAGTATAAATAGGTGATATTTAAGGTTCAAATTGGCATATTTGAATGGTTTATTGGGGCATGTGTGAATGTTATAAAGGTTGAATTTGGTTGGTATATACCATATGAATGTTGCCATTAATGCtaggaagaaaaaaaattcttaagATTTAAGGTGGCAAGATTGAGGTTGTGGTGTCAGGCCTTATGAAATCGCGACGAGTTCAAGTTAGTGAGTGAGGTCGTAACATGGAATCCATGAAGTCGCAACGAGCACTGAAAGTTTggactttgcaatttggtccctaaatgaCCTTTGATAACCTCgggagctttcgtaagcttgttTCAAGCTTAGATAAGTGTTTGAATCACATTTAATTGTATTTTAAGCTTaacaacttgaaaaaaaaaattaaattgatttggaGTGATCGTAGTTGCTTTGACAACGAATGTGGTATCTCGATACCTCGGATAATGATGTTgcaagtataataataaatattaaaaattaatgataaaatgtaaataaaatattttcgtaATTCAAGATTTACATCATCAAAAAATATACTTCTAATCAATACTTACTTATCaaatagatttttataatttaaattcaacaCACTTAATGTTTTAATTGATGAAACAATACATAAATTAAATGCGTATTTAGAAGAGGTGCTAAAATTACATAATTCAGATGTggcctttctttaaaataaatgtttgtaaaaaataaaaataaaatatttgtacaattaatttatcatataaaatttaactaCAAGGGTACATTTGTTTTGTGAAATATTAgattatgttatgtgataatattatgaaaatataagattatgaatgaaatgcgagattatgaaaataaaattggtGCTCGAGGCCTGACCTACTTTTTGCCCAAATCCATATTTCGGCGGGCGTCGGGCCGGACCAGACCGTCCTGCCCATGGGCAGGTCTAGGTTTAACCACactcattttttcattttaaatttggtTTCTGGTGGGTTCCACACTACACACAACAGAACAGTGGAGCAGCCATGCTGGACCCATGCGGCTCTGAAACATGGGGTTATTAGAGCGTGTGTACAGTCGCTGTTAAAGCAGCCGATCACACACCGCCCACTTTTCGGAAAAATATATGGGCGGTTGATGGGCCCCGCTAGAATCGGTGATCGTGCAGCTGACCCCCCAACCAAACACAATTCCTACCAAAAACTTTGTCCTTTTGTCTTGGACAACTAATCAGATGCTTCCATCTCTGTACCTTCATTGGAGGTGTATGGAGACTTATTTGAGGATGCATGCATCTGAGTTTaatttgtattgattttttttaaatctattaagattttttaaaattttaaatttaataaaaaaggaaaactaATTATTATCGAAGTATTAATTACTGGGTCTAATTTTTTctcttttacttttcaaaatttactaCCTATCTCATTgctaattgaattatgttaaatttaaatacattattataattgagatttaaattttcaaatcataCTTTTGAACATTAAAATTCTGCATACTCAAATTAATAGAAATGAATTAATAACATTACTAATTAGACtctaattttcaaattataagtaattatcaaattcttgaaattaaaaagGGAAGGactaaatttggaaaatctaacagatttagggactaaatataaaattaaacttatttactTTGCGGTCTTTGATTACCCAGTCCAGCCCacttttaaagaaaagaaaaaaaaacagtagACTAAAGACGAGTTTCAAAGCCTCTCTCTATTTTTCTCCTCTTTCTCTGTCTTTCATTGACATCGATCTCCTCAGTTTCTGAGCTATCACTTTCAAACAAGATTCAATGGGTACGTTCTCGCATCGCATCGCATCGCATCGTCTCatcttattcttttcttttcccaTTTCTGTTTTGCCTTATTATTTTCTCTCTGTTTATAGCTGTTTTAAGTGATCCGTTTCTTCCtttgtttagttaattttattcgGTTTCTTGTTTAATTTCTATGATGTAACTGAACCAGAGCGTTTTAGCATCCGCGCCGCCTTAATAATTTTGTTCTTTTACTATTAGTTAATGAGCGATGCGATctcttttatgttaaaatttatatttaaacttGGTTTTTAGGTTTTTTAAGAGTTTCTTTAAAGTATTGTAGTCTGAAGTTAATTTTTCTGTTTGGATCGGGTCTATAGATAGATTTTATGTATACTGCATGTTTGGCTGCTGAGGAAACTgaagaaaactaaaaaagaaaagtgaaaaatcCGATTTTGCTTATCAGCTCCTTAATATTAAAGTTGCCAAATTTATTAAAGTTGCCAAATTTATCTGTCTGAATTAATGAATATACTAATTCTTTTTAGTTGAGATATTCTTAAATTTTCCTTGATCAACTGATATGGATATTTTAATCTTAAAGTTGCTGATGGAACCTTCATTCTCTTTACTTATACATGCTACGGACATTTCGCTTCACAGCCACGACTGAGGAATGTCATTCAATTCAACTTATTGATGGAGATGGATTGTTCAATGATGTTGGAACTGACCGCCTTATCAAGGAAATTAAGCTTGCTGAATGCGGGTTGTCATATGCTGTGGTTGCTATCATGGGACCTCAGAGCAGCGGTATGCTTTTATATCTTTATGACATCTTGCTTTATACTTGTCCTTTTCTTGGTCCTTAGGTGCCTATTCCTAGGTCATACTGAGCTGCTTATTTGTTCTCATTTTCTTTAATGATACTGAATTAGAAATACTTGGGTTGCATGTGAGAGTATGATAAACTTGGAGTTTGGTCACTGCAGCTTTGCACAAAGGCATAGTTTTCATATCTCACTTTGATATGAACTTGTTCCATATGGTATTATTGGAAACTTCTGTAGTTAGTTTTGTATATATCTTTCttgcataaatttttttttttaaattctaacacATGCCATGAAAGATTTTAGTTTTGGTGTTTTATCATGGTAGCTGTGTAAGTTCTGATTGTTccatttaaagttttatttttttttccatgatCTCAACAGGTAAAAGCACACTGTTAAATCATTTGTTTTACACCAATTTCAGGGAAATGGATGCATTTAAGGGAAGGTAAGTTACGTTTTTCTAATAAGTAGTAACACATTGGATTTGTTTCAATTGGCTGAAAGAACTAATGGAATGTGCTTTTTCTCAGGTCTCAAACCACTAAAGGTATTTGGATGGCAAAATGTGCTGGTATAGAGCCTTGCACTCTAGTAATGGATTTGGAGGGTACTGATGGAAGAGAACGAGGGGAGGTGCTGTTGCTAGCTTGCATTCTATCATTTCCATATGTTGTCCAAAAATTGAAACTacattattttatatatcatcaaCTACTTTTGCTTgcaaagaataaaattttgtaACGTACTCTGGGTTTTAAGAGTTATGGATTAAGCTGGATCATATTAAGAGATGGAATTCCTATTATAATAGCGGAATATGGAGTGAATAATCTGTGTGTATATTtgctttgtttatttttatcTGATCTTCACGTGTTTAATGAAAAATGGGGAAGGAGAGAgcttacattattatttatatattttcttcatttctttgcCACATTCCAGGATGACACAGCATTTGAGAAACAAAGTGCACTTTTTGCATTGGCGGTTTCAGATATAGTACTCATAAACATGTAAGGTTTGGCACCTATATGGTGCTTGACATCGTTTTGTACATTAGTTAATTGCAATCAGTAGTATGTGCAAGTGGCTTTCTTGAACAATTTTTCATTTAGGTGGTGTCATGATATTGGTCGTGAGCAAGCTGCAAACAAGCCTCTTCTGAAGACCGTATTCCAGGTATTCACAGTCTCGCTGCCCTTCCTAAGCAGTGCTCTGACTTTCAAGTGGTTCTTTTCTTATCTAGTTTTATTTGGTTGCAGGTCATGATGCGATTGTTTAGCCCTCGCAAAACAACTTTGATGTTTGTCATCCGTGACAAAACAAGGGTGGGTACCTTTCTTTTATGGAGCAAGTTGTGCCTGAGGGCTAATTCTTTTGTTCACCTTTTTagtttttccataaaatttttacaGTATTTAAGCTTTATATTGTTATCATGTCTAAGGATTTTCTGATGTCAATGAAGTTTATGGTTTCTTAACTGTTCCTTTTTTACAGACACCTCTGGAAAATTTAGAACCTGTTCTGAGAGAAGATATTCAGAAGGTACAGATACATGGAGCTTATGCTTCTTACATTTCTAAGAGCTTATGCATCTTACATTTCTAATTAACTGTAGTAATGTTCTCTTCTGACCCATTTTTCTTGGAATTGCAGATATGGGACTCGGTTCCTAAGCCGCAGGCACATAAGGAAACTCCATTAAGTGAATTTTTCAATGTATGATGTTGGTTTGTGAGTTATGCAACATAAATTTAAATGTTTCTGCCCCTCTTTAACTTTTCTAATGACTATTGTTTCTGATGATTTCATGCTATTAACGATAATGGCTAGGTGGAGGTTGTTGCACTTTCTAGttatgaagaaaaagaagagcaaTTTAAAGAGCAGGTACCTTTTTTAGGCCAACTCATAAGGTCATTCAGTATTCGGAGCAAGCAAACAGACTTTACACTATTGGCTTTGAGaattttttcccttttaaatggaaagaaagaccaagttgaaTATCTACTTCTGGGTTTATGACGACATCATTGTGATTGTTTGGCGACTTCCTTCTTTTTCTCATTCGTGTTGTTACATTTCCTTTCTCTTATCTTGGTTGTACTGTCTAATTACTTTTCTAGTGATGGCTAAAATAAAAGATCTACCGATTGTGTAATTTTATCTGAATGTTGGATGCTGCTGTTGATATGTTAGATTAACTGACATTCAAATGGATAGTTTGTCTGATTCTATCATTATTATGAAGGTTGCTAATTTGAGACAACGATTCTTCCACTCTATTGCACCGGGAGGGCTTGCTGGGGATCGGAGGGGAGTGGTACCTGCTTCGGGGTTCTCATTTAGCGCACAACAGATCTGGAAAGTCATTAAAGAGAATAAGGACCTCGACCTTCCAGCCCATAAGGTAACCTTTTGACCATTAACTTAAGTGAAAGTTTATCTTGTTTATTTTCTGTTATCTATGTTTCATTTGCCTGTAGGTCATGGTGGCTACGGTACGCTGTGAAGAAATTGCCAATGAGAAGTATGCTGGTTTCACTGCAAATGAGGTATATGGACATTTAAACATGCGTTTATATTCATAAATATATGCATGAAAACACACATTTTTGGAGCTGGTTATGTTTTATAGAAACTAAAATCAACCTGCTACCTCGTGACAGAGCTGGTGTCTGTTAGAAGAAGCTGTGCAGTCTGGTCCAGTAGCTGGCTTTGGGAAGAAGCTGAATTCAATTCTCTATACTTCTCTAACAGAGTAAGACTGCTTTAATAAGATCACAAGATCAGTTTTCCAGTGCCTAAGTTTCAAACAGGTTACTACCTGTATAAACATTTGAAAGAGCTGAGTGGCTTAGGTTAGGTAAAAGACCGTTTGAGAGCAATAAAGAAATTATAGAAGTGATTCATTCTTCAAAAGTGACTGTACAGAGTattgaggataaaatataaatataaataggaATGTTGTGATAATTGATTGGCAACCTGATGACTTGTGAGTCATGCTGATAATGATGTGTTGCTTCTTTAAATTGGTTGATGAAAATTATATTGATGCATACCTTGGGCAAATAAGAGACAGTTTTCATGATCATTTCATGGTGATTGTTTTTTCCATATCAGTGATATCAAGTTCTTTGTTCACTTTGGTTTGATTTTAGGTATGATGCAGAAGCCACATATTTTGATGAAGGTGTCAGATCTGCAAAGCGGAAGCAGCTAGAAGAAAAACTGCTTCAAGTAATAGCATGCTCTGTATTCTTTTCcaatatttgttgtttttgttttctcaGCTCACTTGCTTTTTGTCTTCTGATTTAGCTTGTCCAGCCAGCACACCATGCCATGCTAGGACATTTAAGGTCTGGAACTCTTGAGAaatttaaggaagcatttgacAAGGCTTTAAATGGAGGAGAAGGGTTTTCTGTGGCTGCTCGCAACTGCACTGATGCTTGCATGGCTTTGTTTGATGAAGGGTATGCAGGTATGGTTGAACTTCATGAACTTTCTCTTAGCTGAAAACTGACAAAGAATCAAAAACTACGAAACATAAAGTTCAAGAGCTATTAACCAGACAAAAAAACCCATTATAAAAAGGTTTGTTTGGCTATGAAGTATTAGGAAAATGGTTTTTTAAGCTAATCCTATGAATCGAAACTTTAAAAGCCTGTCTATCTTGGTTGCATTTAATAAGTTTGGTGGCATAGATGCTTGTCAATGAGAGTATTTTTTCTCGATAAGGTTGACTGACTACATGTTGAGTGTAACATCATTTTTTCAGATGCTGTTGTTGAATTAGCAAATTGGGATTCCTCGAAAGTCAGGGATAAGCTATGTCGTGATGTTGATGCACATGTTGCTTCTGTCCGAGCTGCCAAACTTTCAGAACTGACTTCATCATATGAGGTATGACAAGTTATTTCTGATCATTTAGTTGATTTAGGTTATTATCCCCCTGGTTATTGACAGTTCTATAATTTCCAGTTTACTTGATATTGAAGCGATATTATGAAGAGTTGGGATACTTGGGATAGTGTAGCCTAAAATGCTCTAAAGCAGGAGTTAGTGcatcattttcacatttttttgaGTTGGGTTGCAAGGAGGCAAGGTGTTTCGAAGTTGATACCCTGATGTTATGACATTTGTTTTCTTGGTCTTGCTGGTTGTTGAAAAATTCAACTTGTTGCATATGATGTGTGTTactttaaaaattgattttgcCCAATTAGTTAAGATGTCATTTGTAGTTGGGTTTTTTAATACTTCACTGTGTTGCTACTTGTTGAAATTTTTGCATTGCTGTGTATGATGAGAATTACTTTAGAATTGAAACCTAATTAACTTAGATGTCATATTACTGTCTTGATCTGAATGAGAAAGGCCTTCAATTTTCTAGTTCTATTCTTTTGTTGAACATGAATTTGGGCCCTTTGGTGTTTCCCTTTTCTTCTGATGTACTATATATGGTAAACAAAGAGTTACTTCTTGTCATTGTTGGCATTGATGTAATTATCTTATCTTGTCTGTTTGATTTCTGTGATGGTGACATCCACAATGCGTGTTTATAACTGTTTAAATCACCACTTGGAATCATACCGATAATTATTGTTCATTTGCAGGCAAAGCTAAATGAAGCATTGTCAGGACCTGTTGAAGCACTTTTAGATGGAGCTAATAATGATACATGGCCCTCAATAAAGAAACTTCTCCAGCTTGAAACTGTATCAGCTGTCTCTGGACTCTCCGATGCCCTCTCTGGTTTTGACATGGATGAAAAAACCAAGGAGAAGATGCTAACAAGTTTGGAGGATCATGCAAGAGGTGTGGTTGAAGCAAAAGCTAGAGAAGAAGCTGGAAGGGCACTGATCCGTATGAAGGACAGGTAATAGAGCATTTAAATGTTTGTGTTAGAAGCGTTTAAGTTGTCAAATGCTATATATTACCAAAATTGACTTGAAATTTATATACAGGTTTTCGACGTTGTTTAGTCACGATTCTGATTCAATGCCACGGGTTTGGACAGGCAAAGAAGATATCCGAGCCATCACTAAAACAGCTCGCTCTGCTGTATGTTTATGTACTATCAATTGTTGGTTATAAGAATTATGCTACATTTTATTTTCTGCTAAACTTGGTTTATTTTTTGTTGCCAGTCCTTGAAGTTGCTATCTGTTATGGCTGCAATCCGGTTGGATGATAATGTTGATAATATTGAGAACACA includes:
- the LOC107950662 gene encoding protein ROOT HAIR DEFECTIVE 3 isoform X1, yielding MATTEECHSIQLIDGDGLFNDVGTDRLIKEIKLAECGLSYAVVAIMGPQSSGKSTLLNHLFYTNFREMDAFKGRSQTTKGIWMAKCAGIEPCTLVMDLEGTDGRERGEDDTAFEKQSALFALAVSDIVLINMWCHDIGREQAANKPLLKTVFQVMMRLFSPRKTTLMFVIRDKTRTPLENLEPVLREDIQKIWDSVPKPQAHKETPLSEFFNVEVVALSSYEEKEEQFKEQVANLRQRFFHSIAPGGLAGDRRGVVPASGFSFSAQQIWKVIKENKDLDLPAHKVMVATVRCEEIANEKYAGFTANESWCLLEEAVQSGPVAGFGKKLNSILYTSLTEYDAEATYFDEGVRSAKRKQLEEKLLQLVQPAHHAMLGHLRSGTLEKFKEAFDKALNGGEGFSVAARNCTDACMALFDEGYADAVVELANWDSSKVRDKLCRDVDAHVASVRAAKLSELTSSYEAKLNEALSGPVEALLDGANNDTWPSIKKLLQLETVSAVSGLSDALSGFDMDEKTKEKMLTSLEDHARGVVEAKAREEAGRALIRMKDRFSTLFSHDSDSMPRVWTGKEDIRAITKTARSASLKLLSVMAAIRLDDNVDNIENTLTSALVDTKNNAAVTDRSITTFDPLASSTWEQVPPAKTLITPVQCKSLWRQFRVETEYTVTQAISAQEANRRNNNWLPPPWAIVALIVLGFNEFMTLLRNPLYLGVIFVGFLIIKALWVQLDISGEFRNGALPGLLSLSTKFLPTVMNLLRKLAEEGQMPATNSSQTNQAVASKSFQNGSSTSNMSSSASSGITASENSTTKGE
- the LOC107950662 gene encoding protein ROOT HAIR DEFECTIVE 3 isoform X2, whose translation is MRVVICCGCYHGTSEQREMDAFKGRSQTTKGIWMAKCAGIEPCTLVMDLEGTDGRERGEDDTAFEKQSALFALAVSDIVLINMWCHDIGREQAANKPLLKTVFQVMMRLFSPRKTTLMFVIRDKTRTPLENLEPVLREDIQKIWDSVPKPQAHKETPLSEFFNVEVVALSSYEEKEEQFKEQVANLRQRFFHSIAPGGLAGDRRGVVPASGFSFSAQQIWKVIKENKDLDLPAHKVMVATVRCEEIANEKYAGFTANESWCLLEEAVQSGPVAGFGKKLNSILYTSLTEYDAEATYFDEGVRSAKRKQLEEKLLQLVQPAHHAMLGHLRSGTLEKFKEAFDKALNGGEGFSVAARNCTDACMALFDEGYADAVVELANWDSSKVRDKLCRDVDAHVASVRAAKLSELTSSYEAKLNEALSGPVEALLDGANNDTWPSIKKLLQLETVSAVSGLSDALSGFDMDEKTKEKMLTSLEDHARGVVEAKAREEAGRALIRMKDRFSTLFSHDSDSMPRVWTGKEDIRAITKTARSASLKLLSVMAAIRLDDNVDNIENTLTSALVDTKNNAAVTDRSITTFDPLASSTWEQVPPAKTLITPVQCKSLWRQFRVETEYTVTQAISAQEANRRNNNWLPPPWAIVALIVLGFNEFMTLLRNPLYLGVIFVGFLIIKALWVQLDISGEFRNGALPGLLSLSTKFLPTVMNLLRKLAEEGQMPATNSSQTNQAVASKSFQNGSSTSNMSSSASSGITASENSTTKGE